A window of Mercenaria mercenaria strain notata chromosome 16, MADL_Memer_1, whole genome shotgun sequence contains these coding sequences:
- the LOC123540150 gene encoding protein arginine N-methyltransferase 6-like, which produces MAESNTAETVHEEYFRSYADVGVQELMIKDKPRTLAYKQFLEKNVNLIKNKVVLDVGAGTGILSLFAARSGARKVYAVEASDIANLCQEIVKVNKYERVLTVIKGVMETIELPEKVDVIISEWMGFYLLHESMLESVLYARDKWLKDDGILLPSHAAIYACPVNMTKYCKENVDCWTDVYDFDFSPLFEQKVAALLQQPAVLHLKEDQLLSNCELLAKFDLKSMEVADIEEIEEQMSFVVNSDSELHGFALWFDVRFTPDLSDEQYGLTCMEKVKLEKDETHSKGTDEVMNGSNVCHVTLDTSPLTLETHWKQTVCFLPASVSVKKSETIYCRISLSQEPSNKRHYNISLEMLEDFESSDSELEDEEDAENHPVPCNCGAGRCNLILAIMEKYDAEQMELEMEAEFTEVSAEVQAAQTLDNDSSILESDLSAKDDSLSNSTKDDK; this is translated from the coding sequence ATGGCTGAAAGCAATACAGCGGAAACGGTACATGAGGAGTATTTCAGAAGTTACGCTGATGTTGGTGTACAGGAGTTGATGATAAAAGACAAGCCAAGAACTTTAGCTTATAAACAGTTTTTAGagaagaatgttaatcttataaAGAACAAAGTAGTCCTAGATGTTGGGGCTGGGACAGGTATTTTGTCATTGTTTGCAGCACGGTCCGGGGCGAGGAAGGTATACGCAGTAGAGGCGAGTGATATAGCGAATCTGTGTCAAGAAATTGTGAAGGTTAATAAATATGAAAGAGTTTTAACCGTTATTAAAGGTGTAATGGAGACGATTGAACTGCCGGAGAAGGTCGATGTTATTATATCGGAATGGATGGGGTTCTACTTGCTTCACGAGTCTATGTTGGAATCAGTGCTATATGCTCGAGATAAATGGTTAAAGGATGATGGTATACTGTTGCCATCACATGCAGCGATTTATGCATGTCCTGTAAACATGACCAAATACTGTAAGGAAAATGTTGACTGCTGGACTGATGTGTACGATTTTGATTTTTCGCCATTATTTGAGCAGAAAGTGGCAGCACTTTTGCAGCAGCCGGCAGTTCTGCATTTGAAAGAAGATCAGCTGTTATCAAATTGTGAACTACTGGCaaaatttgatttgaaaagtATGGAGGTAGCTGACATTGAGGAGATAGAGGAACAAATGAGTTTTGTTGTTAATTCGGACTCGGAGTTGCATGGGTTTGCTTTATGGTTCGATGTCCGATTCACCCCAGACCTCAGTGACGAACAGTATGGTTTGACGTGTATGGAAAAAGTTAAATTAGAGAAGGACGAGACTCATTCTAAGGGCACTGATGAGGTTATGAATGGATCAAACGTTTGTCATGTTACTCTAGATACATCTCCTTTGACTCTGGAAACTCACTGGAAACAAACAGTCTGTTTCTTACCAGCATCAGTATCTGTTAAAAAATCAGAGACAATATATTGTAGAATTTCACTTAGCCAGGAACCTTCAAACAAACGACATTATAATATATCTCTAGAAATGCTTGAAGATTTTGAATCAAGTGATTCTGAGCTGGAAGATGAAGAAGATGCGGAAAATCATCCGGTGCCGTGTAATTGTGGTGCTGGTCGATGCAATCTAATTCTTGCAATCATGGAAAAGTATGACGCTGAGCAGATGGAGCTTGAAATGGAAGCAGAATTTACAGAAGTATCGGCAGAGGTTCAGGCAGCCCAGACATTAGATAATGACAGTTCTATTCTAGAATCGGACTTATCGGCAAAAGACGACTCATTGTCAAATAGTACAAAAGACGACAAATGA
- the LOC123540457 gene encoding uncharacterized protein LOC123540457 — MKRYCETTGCFLVPVGSKSGQNQETEWRISTSLADRCLMFDLNITQIRCYVLMKMILKTFINPQCDGVLSSFMCKTVLLYCVENTQSNVWVEHNLLACLNHCLLELHTCITQENCPHFITPENNLLAGKLSPQIRCRLLEILQKIIQSEGAALLEISIDDLGMRLEEKMNTILARPVYQHYKSPAAVHAQISAKLLKHVARQLAIRHDFYLSKVMYNEKQIVHSRLLVCTLAKRYAGNSLSSLEKATYKVVIPLLCSSLASAIASRDIGTNKTISQEAEDWFSAGLNSDVSSGRLKFASALYCAGDFERAELILRNTEDIYDQDSVETVCTCRDGRVVVYRMEFFNRSNTGNEELVKQITAFCVRFIPCEKNCVPKEMQYEMFRSTKEEMLKRDKHRDSWMDWSVVDSLPYLYFLQYKTYGQLRRTAGKYMALANLIVCTLRGLNIMHTETALNLLGQCLEQENRFAGAFKCYVRSLNICEKNNVAKIHICRLLNVLVNRKAV; from the coding sequence ATGAAGAGATATTGTGAGACTACAGGATGCTTTCTTGTACCAGTAGGCAGTAAAAGTGGCCAGAATCAGGAAACTGAATGGAGAATATCTACTTCCCTAGCTGATAGATGTCTGATGTTCGATTTAAATATCACACAAATAAGATGTTACGTGCTGATGAAGATGATTCTTAAAACGTTTATTAATCCTCAGTGCGATGGTGTCCTGtcaagtttcatgtgtaaaacagtgTTGCTTTACTGTGTCGAAAATACTCAATCGAATGTATGGGTGGAGCACAATCTACTAGCATGTTTAAACCATTGCCTTTTAGAATTGCATACCTGTATTACACAAGAAAACTGTCCGCATTTCATTACGCCTGAAAACAATCTATTGGCAGGAAAACTATCTCCGCAAATCAGATGTAGACTTCTGGAAATTCTGCAGAAAATCATACAGAGTGAGGGTGCGGCACTACTTGAGATTTCTATTGATGATCTAGGCATGAGACTGGAGGAGAAGATGAACACGATTCTAGCGCGTCCAGTGTATCAACATTACAAGTCCCCAGCTGCTGTTCACGCCCAGATATCAGCAAAGCTACTGAAGCATGTAGCTAGACAACTAGCTATACGTCACGACTTTTATTTATCAAAAGTAATGTATAACGAAAAGCAGATAGTACACTCTAGATTGTTAGTCTGCACGCTTGCTAAAAGGTATGCAGGAAATAGTCTCAGTAGTTTGGAGAAAGCGACTTACAAGGTTGTTATACCTTTACTGTGTTCTTCATTGGCATCTGCTATTGCGTCACGTGACATAGGTACTAACAAAACCATATCGCAAGAAGCCGAGGACTGGTTTTCAGCAGGATTGAATTCAGACGTATCATCTGGCAGATTGAAATTTGCATCAGCTTTATATTGTGCCGGTGATTTTGAAAGGGCGGAGCTTATTTTAAGAAATACTGAAGATATCTATGATCAGGATTCTGTTGAAACAGTTTGTACTTGCAGAGATGGGAGAGTGGTAGTGTACAGAATGGAATTTTTCAATAGATCAAACACTGGAAACGAAGAACTAGTCAAACAGATAACAGCATTTTGTGTTAGATTTATACCCTGTGAAAAAAACTGTGTCCCAAAAGAAATgcaatatgaaatgtttagatcAACAAAAGAGGAAATGCTCAAGAGGGATAAACACAGAGACTCTTGGATGGACTGGTCAGTAGTAGATTCTCTCCCTTACCTCTACTTTCTACAGTACAAAACGTATGGCCAGCTTCGGAGAACAGCAGGCAAGTATATGGCACTAGCAAACCTCATCGTTTGCACCCTAAGAGGACTTAACATTATGCACACTGAAACGGCCCTTAATTTACTAGGACAGTGTTTGGAACAGGAGAACCGGTTTGCAGGTGCATTTAAATGCTATGTAAGATCCCTCaatatatgtgaaaaaaataatgtcgCAAAGATACATATATGTAGATTACTCAATGTTTTAGTAAACAGAAAGGCAGTGTAA